A portion of the Apus apus isolate bApuApu2 chromosome 3, bApuApu2.pri.cur, whole genome shotgun sequence genome contains these proteins:
- the LOC127382677 gene encoding zinc finger protein 845-like, translating into MAVAQGTAEPADDSDSDVFEITLPITVFVLSDDDFLQDEAEEQAASAPQLSEEEEEEVESCVCLESYVTPSGDSNSSTISKENKSVSNKENSVECSEDNCFAEGVCNSSKSSLSDGGDAGTGKYSPNDVLPASSCITELTDQTTDTEECDGDDGFQKIPPPLLSSAGSEGREDPINTNKQLTSAVIPRCCEEPRHEKEFRNGEELFSVASVVPGGTQEHQPKICEEIETVVEMEDPYSSKNGVSKANTKKRKRNKFRNEAPSSLLEHGLKEAAKSTCNNSAMFLSGCSPSSEELLQDVGKPEMKASTSAESNITGDHIYKTLTPFSKKRCRQQKVVSQRASPKEFQSQQEGLSWLSSSVTIKPLPQASSSINKHERLNLKCRYCGSAYKCNAHLKKHVYSAHKDKKIHKCCFCKRTFFFSINLKNHLKFHKKISRLQKARKNRFNAKKVRQKRSEEKKSETKKKESKYEKFFMKMERDFTPLNEPVSFSCKTCFFASSHPRTFIHHVKGHKERPPYQCPQCDYSCFSLLYLLKHMYWHAGYKLYQCKFCTFFSLYFSSMVRHSYKHTGAKPYSCEFCQSAFTSTTGLKNHRRLHAGQEMYQGHQFDLVGGKKKNQRPLRSYVCNECNIVFYTKGHLSFHKKFHEQCKASGNSCTNQSNKYHKNKMHQVDSESQDHISLSPSGKKSVGVSGRMLASEVDFEEAGVVQNKEKICSGKKFPEKSHGSNNLTSTGNRSEVPLNSSKMDRMNCKEEPLFNSKASHSQVQDDDAYHRLVENLKDTWPFSLSTFKTYKCQHCSYATAVHSDFKLHLKMHPEERPFMCKECTKTFKTLDHLQKHSLVHINNGYEFGHCFYVDSHLENQELHHEMHVSICPERDFGSSEGSAPIHSLFGSEVCGVQPEVQRGKISDLLAQSQPPFYHCAECDYATYILSNLKLHVRTHTGEKPYSCSICLKKFRTSSHLKRHRVTHFNMDYLKCSNCDYSTNKWLSLKRHLASHACEESSSTGSPYQQMQLPVKTYTCEECGYCTAHNGNLKLHLRIHTGEKPFKCGQCAHAFRTSSHLKRHLLTHLKFHCRRCRFSTVDKCAFQKHVKTHKKKYKCEKCNVTLPTRRLLKKHEQQHKLANCKLALGSGEVCVP; encoded by the exons ATGGCGGTGGCGCAGGGGACGGCGGAGCCGGCGGACGACAGCG attcgGATGTCTTTGAAATTACTCTTCCTATCACTGTCTTTGTTCTGAGCGATGATGATTTTCTCCAGGATGAGGCTGAGGAGCAAGCGgcctctgctccccagctgagcgaggaggaggaggaggaggttgaGAGCTGCGTTTGCCTGGAAAGCTACGTGACGCCTTCGGGTGACAGTAACAGTTCAACCATTTCgaaagaaaacaagagtgtttcaaataaggaaaataGTGTGGAATGCTCTGAAGACAACTGCTTTGCTGAGGGTGTGTGTAACAGCTCAAAATCATCTTTAAGTGATGGGGGCGATGCAGGCACAGGTAAATATAGCCCAAATGATGTGCTGCCTGCATCATCTTGCATAACAGAGCTTACAGACCAAACTACTGACACGGAAGAGTGTGATGGTGATGACGGCTTTCAGAAgattcctcctcctctcctctcctctgctggcAGTGAAGGTAGAGAAGATCCCATCAACACAAACAAGCAGTTGACATCGGCAGTGATTCCCAGATGCTGTGAGGAACCCAGGCACGAAAAGGAATTCAGAAATGGGGAGGAACTCTTCAGTGTTGCAAGTGTTGTTCCTGGTGGCACTCAAGAGCACCAACCCAAAATCTGCGAGGAGATAGAGACAGTTGTTGAAATGGAAG ATCCGTATTCTTCAAAGAATGGAGTCAGTAAAGCtaataccaaaaaaagaaagagaaacaaattcagAAATGAAGCTCCGAGTTCTCTCTTGGAACATGGcttgaaagaagcagcaaaatcaaCCTGTAATAATTCAGCTATGTTTCTTAGTGGATGTTCTCCTTCTTCAGAAGAATTGCTGCAAGATGTAGGGAAACCGGAGATGAAGGCTTCCACTTCTGCTGAATCAAATATTACTGGAGACCATATTTATAAGACATTAACaccattttctaaaaaaagatGTCGGCAACAAAAAGTTGTTTCTCAGCGCGCAAGCCCAAAAGAATTCCAAAGCCAGCAAGAGGGTTTATCATGGCTAAGTAGCAGTGTGACCATCAAACCTCTTCCTCAAGCATCTAGTTCTATAAATAAGCATGAAAGGTTGAATTTGAAGTGCAGGTATTGTGGCTCTGCATACAAATGCAATGCGCATCTAAAGAAACATGTTTATTCAGCCCATaaagataagaaaatacataaatgctgcttttgtaaaagaacttttttcttttctatcaaCCTTAAGAACCACCTTAAATTTCATAAGAAAATCAGTAGGTTgcagaaggcaagaaaaaatagGTTTAATGCAAAAAAAGTTAGGCAGAAGaggtctgaagaaaaaaaatctgagactaagaagaaagaaagtaaGTATGAGAAATTCTTCATGAAAATGGAAAGGGACTTTACACCTTTGAATGAGCCAGTTAGTTTTTCCTGCAAAActtgtttctttgcttcatCACATCCTAGGACTTTTATTCATCACGTGAAGGGACATAAAGAGAGACCACCTTACCAGTGTCCTCAGTGTGATTACTCCTGCTTTAGCTTATTGTATTTGTTAAAACACATGTACTGGCATGCTGGGTATAAACTGTACCAGTGCAAGTTTTGCacctttttttcactgtatttttcaagtatGGTAAGGCACAGCTACAAACACACAGGGGCTAAACCATATTCCTGTGAGTTCTGCCAGTCAGCCTTCACAAGCACAACTGGGTTAAAAAACCACAGAAGATTACATGCAGGCCAAGAAATGTACCAAGGGCATCAATTTGACTTGGTaggtggaaaaaagaaaaatcaaagaccTTTACGCAGTTATGTATGTAATGAGTGCAACATAGTGTTTTACACTAAAGGACATCTCAGCTTTCATAAGAAATTTCATGAACAGTGTAAGGCTAGTGGTAATAGTTGTACAAATCAGAGCAATAAATAccataaaaacaaaatgcaccaAGTTGACAGTGAGTCTCAGGACCAtatttctctgtctccttctgGTAAAAAAAGTGTTGGTGTCAGTGGGAGAATGCTGGCTTCAGAAGTAGACTTTGAGGAGGCAGGTGTCGtgcagaacaaagagaaaatatgctCTGGAAAGAAATTCCCTGAAAAGAGCCATGGAAGCAACAACTTAACCAGTACTGGGAATAGATCAGAAGTTCCTCTGAATTCATCGAAAATGGACAGAATGAATTGCAAAGAGGAACCACTCTTCAACTCCAAGGCCTCTCATTCACAAGTTCAAGATGATGATGCCTATCATAGATTGGTGGAAAATTTAAAGGATACATGGCCTTTCAGTTTGTCTACCTTCAAAACCTACAAGTGCCAACACTGCAGTTATGCTACTGCTGTTCATAGCGACTTTAAGCTGCACCTAAAAATGCATCCAGAGGAAAGACCATTTATGTGTAAAGAGTGCACTAAGACGTTTAAAACCTTGGATCATTTGCAGAAGCACAGCCTTGTTCACATAAATAATGGATACGAGTTTGGGCATTGCTTCTATGTAGACAGCCATTTAGAGAATCAGGAATTGCATCATGAAATGCATGTAAGTATATGTCCAGAGAGAGATTTTGGTTCCTCAGAAGGTTCAGCCCCGATCCATTCCTTGTTTGGTTCGGAAGTCTGTGGAGTACAACCAGAAGTCCAGAGGGGCAAAATAAGTGATTTGCTAGCACAGAGTCAGCCACCTTTCTATCATTGTGCCGAGTGCGACTATGCTACTTACATTTTAAGCAACCTCAAACTACACGTGAGAACTCACACAGGTGAGAAACCTTACAGCTGCAGCATTTGTCTGAAGAAGTTTCGTACTTCCAGTCACCTGAAAAGACACCGAGTCACACATTTTAATATGGATTATCTCAAGTGCAGCAACTGTGACTATTCAACAAACAAATGGCTGTCTTTGAAACGGCATCTGGCTTCACACGCTTGTGAGGAAAGCTCATCTACTGGCAGTCCTTACCAACAAATGCAGCTACCAGTCAAAACATACACGTGTGAAGAGTGTGGCTATTGCACAGCCCACAATGGAAACCTGAAGCTCCATTTGAGGATTCATACAGGGGAGAAGCCGTTCAAGTGTGGACAGTGCGCTCACGCCTTCCGCACATCCAGCCACCTCAAGCGCCACTTACTGACTCATTTGAAGTTCCACTGCAGAAGGTGTAGATTTTCCACGGTAGATAAATGTGCTTTCCAAAAGCATGTAAAGACACATAAAAAAAAGTACAAGTGTGAAAAGTGTAATGTGACACTGCCTACCAGAAGACTTCTGAAAAAGCATGAGCAGCAACATAAGCTTGCGAATTGCAAACTGGCGCTTGGTTCTGGAGAGGTTTGTGTGCCCTGA